The proteins below are encoded in one region of Lactuca sativa cultivar Salinas chromosome 3, Lsat_Salinas_v11, whole genome shotgun sequence:
- the LOC128132902 gene encoding NADPH-dependent thioredoxin reductase 3-like yields the protein MLLGVENLVIIGSGPAGYTTAIYAGRANLKPVVFKGYQIGGAIYDGATRVTAKRLKLPREDEFWSTGISACAICDGASPIFKGEVLAVVGGGDIGTEEAIYLTKYARHVHLLVRKDQLKASRAMQDIVFDNPNITVHFNTETIDVEALVKDGLLDKLKTGPLGHCWLFFGVHVKADDVLSRVEELQLLEKRGKASSMVVVALGPKPGWEVMVMVVMWAGSTNLLVSRRSFQVLVSSMLAIQCGVPSFINS from the exons ATGCTTTTAGGTGTTGAAAATTTGGTGATTATAGGTTCAGGACCTGCTGGTTACACAACAGCAATCTACGCAGGTCGTGCCAATTTGAAGCCTGTAGTGTTCAAAGGATATCAAATAGGCGGTGCAATCTATGATGGAGCTACAAGGGTGACTGCCAAAAGGCTTAAATTACCTCGTGAAGATGAGTTCTGGAGTACGGGAATTAGTGCATGTGCAATTTGTGATGGAGCTTCACCAATTTTTAAGGGTGAAGTTCTTGCTGTTGTTGGAGGAGGTGATATAGGAACTGAGGAAgcaatatatttgactaaatatgCAAGACATGTACATTTACTTGTACGCAAGGATCAATTAAAGGCCTCACGAGCTATGCAGGACAT AGTTTTTGATAATCCAAATATCACTGTGCATTTCAACACAGAGACAATTGATGTTGAAGCACTTGTTAAAGATGGACTTCTTGATAAGCTAAAAACTGGACCTCT GGGCCATTGTTGGCTTTTTTTTGGTGTTCATGTGAAGGCTGATGATGTATTAAGCCGAGTGGAAGAACTTCAACTCCTTGAAAAACGA GGTAAAGCAAGCTCCATGGTGGTAGTTGCCCTTGGGCCTAAACCAGGGTGGGAG gtgatggtgatggtggtgatgtggGCCGGCTCCACAAACTTGTTGGTTTCCAGGAGAAG CTTTCAGGTGTTGGTGTCAAGCATGTTGGCAATACAATGTGGAGTACCCTCTTTCATCAACTCTTGA